A genomic window from Luteolibacter sp. LG18 includes:
- the recO gene encoding DNA repair protein RecO, translated as MEQSPAILIRLTKLTDTSLIVHWLTEEAGVVKTVARGAKRPGGPFTGKLDLFFGGEIAWEPAKRGELHLLKEIAISAWRTGLRKSYAATLLAGYCCRLIEQGVEPGHPEPELFDLLRRALDHIDEKGASERAMRHFERELARLFGVSNDQRAPDAALRDAIGDLPSIRRDLIERLAGFGDFGSSGAPSGVNDV; from the coding sequence ATGGAGCAATCGCCCGCCATCCTGATCCGGCTGACCAAGCTCACCGACACGAGCTTGATCGTCCATTGGCTCACGGAGGAGGCGGGGGTTGTCAAAACGGTGGCCCGGGGTGCCAAACGCCCCGGCGGCCCCTTCACCGGGAAGCTCGATTTGTTTTTCGGGGGCGAAATCGCGTGGGAACCCGCCAAGCGGGGCGAGCTTCACCTCCTCAAGGAAATCGCGATCTCCGCCTGGCGGACCGGCCTGCGGAAAAGCTACGCCGCCACCCTGCTGGCTGGCTATTGCTGCCGCCTGATCGAGCAGGGGGTGGAGCCGGGGCATCCGGAACCGGAACTATTCGACCTGCTGAGGCGGGCGCTGGACCACATCGACGAAAAGGGGGCCAGCGAGCGGGCGATGCGCCATTTCGAACGGGAATTGGCCCGATTGTTCGGAGTTTCGAACGATCAGCGGGCACCGGATGCAGCTTTGAGGGATGCCATCGGAGATTTACCTTCCATTCGGCGGGATTTGATCGAACGGTTAGCCGGTTTCGGGGATTTTGGCTCGTCAGGAGCCCCCTCCGGTGTTAACGATGTATAG
- a CDS encoding tetratricopeptide repeat protein, with amino-acid sequence MNSPTATLIGILRERVDALRQGGDLDEALHAANAAVERAQYELSSDFDSIDNFATCLEIRAEILRELGRYEPARDDYRQAIDQLDSRLDRLDQIGRLYAGLGAVYDALGDEMKAFSTWEKAIDCFEKHDPPLLLDVASLANNLGVIKKAAGNHDAAESYFLRALEILHAHVGSTNEETAAVSNNLGALYLSAGFTEQAREMHMMALEARRQLFGEYHPDTAQSHNNLALALLQTGDRAWAKRHFEKALAAFEALGVQYADDLEAVSSNYCDFLREDGEAGLAEVIDQRVQASLGRV; translated from the coding sequence ATGAATTCGCCAACCGCGACCCTGATTGGAATTCTCCGTGAGCGCGTGGACGCCCTGCGCCAAGGCGGGGACTTGGACGAAGCGCTCCACGCCGCCAACGCCGCCGTGGAACGCGCTCAGTATGAACTGAGTAGCGATTTTGACAGCATCGACAATTTTGCCACCTGCCTGGAGATCCGGGCGGAAATCCTCCGCGAACTCGGCCGCTACGAGCCCGCCCGCGACGATTACCGCCAGGCGATCGACCAGCTCGACAGCCGTCTCGACCGCCTCGACCAGATCGGCCGCCTCTACGCCGGTCTCGGGGCCGTGTACGACGCGCTCGGAGATGAGATGAAGGCTTTCAGCACGTGGGAAAAGGCCATCGATTGTTTCGAAAAGCACGATCCGCCGCTCCTCCTCGATGTCGCCTCGCTGGCGAACAACCTCGGGGTGATCAAGAAGGCCGCAGGCAACCACGATGCCGCGGAGTCCTATTTCCTGCGCGCGCTGGAGATCCTCCACGCCCATGTGGGATCCACCAACGAGGAAACCGCCGCCGTTTCGAACAATCTCGGCGCGCTTTACCTCTCCGCTGGCTTCACCGAGCAGGCCCGCGAGATGCACATGATGGCATTGGAAGCCCGCCGCCAGCTCTTCGGCGAATACCACCCGGACACCGCCCAGTCCCACAATAACCTCGCGCTGGCCCTGCTCCAGACCGGCGACCGGGCGTGGGCGAAGCGGCATTTCGAGAAGGCGCTGGCCGCCTTCGAGGCACTCGGCGTCCAGTATGCCGACGACCTTGAGGCCGTGTCCTCGAACTACTGCGACTTCCTCCGCGAGGACGGCGAAGCCGGTCTGGCCGAGGTGATCGACCAGCGCGTGCAGGCCTCGCTCGGCCGCGTGTAA
- a CDS encoding MmcQ/YjbR family DNA-binding protein — MDLPDVIAHCLSKPGVEETTPFGPDVLVYKVGGKMFALTVPDDFPARVNLKCDPERAVELRDEYESVIPGYHMNKRHWNTVILNGALPPKLVRELIDHSYDLVVASLPKKKR; from the coding sequence ATGGATCTTCCCGACGTCATCGCCCATTGCCTGTCGAAGCCCGGCGTGGAGGAAACCACGCCGTTCGGCCCGGACGTGCTCGTCTACAAGGTGGGCGGCAAGATGTTCGCCCTCACCGTGCCGGACGATTTCCCGGCACGGGTGAACCTGAAGTGCGACCCGGAACGCGCCGTGGAGCTGCGGGACGAATACGAGTCCGTGATCCCCGGCTACCACATGAACAAACGCCACTGGAACACGGTGATTCTCAATGGTGCCCTCCCGCCGAAGCTGGTGCGGGAGCTCATCGACCACTCCTACGATCTGGTCGTCGCCTCGCTGCCGAAAAAGAAGCGCTGA
- a CDS encoding peptidoglycan endopeptidase has product MKRFLLLLLALPVAGGLSSCSSQVPAKRPVSYHFESGKTALLQGGMAYAPRNAPDAVKRAIQAGNRLQGKPYKWGGGHANGEDWGYDCSGTVSYVLRSAGLLNGVGTSKDYFSYGNKGEGRWITIYTRKGHVFMTIAGLRLDTGGRGGGDGPRWRPQTRSAGGTVMRHPDGL; this is encoded by the coding sequence ATGAAACGCTTTTTGCTGCTCCTGCTCGCCCTTCCGGTGGCCGGCGGCTTGTCCTCCTGCTCCAGCCAGGTTCCGGCGAAGCGCCCGGTTTCCTATCACTTTGAGTCCGGCAAGACCGCGCTGCTCCAAGGCGGCATGGCCTACGCCCCGCGCAATGCCCCCGATGCCGTGAAACGCGCCATCCAGGCGGGCAACCGTCTTCAGGGCAAACCCTACAAGTGGGGCGGTGGCCACGCCAATGGCGAGGACTGGGGCTACGATTGCTCCGGCACCGTCTCCTACGTCCTGCGCTCCGCCGGTCTGCTCAATGGCGTCGGCACCTCGAAGGACTACTTCAGCTACGGCAACAAGGGCGAAGGCAGGTGGATCACCATCTACACGCGCAAGGGCCACGTCTTCATGACCATCGCCGGCCTGCGCCTCGATACCGGTGGCCGCGGGGGTGGTGATGGCCCGCGTTGGCGTCCACAGACCCGCTCCGCCGGTGGCACCGTGATGCGCCACCCGGACGGCCTCTGA
- a CDS encoding DUF3592 domain-containing protein, with protein sequence MGKRRRAGSSGSVGFGIVWTLFSSIFLVVGLLSVFKSLSYLAWDRVPCVVERFGIRADPKQDPPYQADLRFRYTWDGREYTSDRLWPDKNGSDAYEDLGEVLETMRTGAGRDVIQGVSSACRVNPNNPTAASLLGVSGGAWGGLIFATVGGLFVLIGIGIMRMPARSGPQVAPLDDGSSPEPGMGRLPGIPFFAVFALVGLGMLGGVTVPALVRKFAARDWVEVPAQVIWNRTVERGSGEDRSVKRDFFYRYTFSGREYRSNRYDLGGAFGGLNTKSTIMSNFLQSHPAGSPIVCHVNPGKPWQAVVDREIVGGIILVLFPIPFTVVGVGGLFGMWWWPRYQRRLALKASFNLPGRGCRTEQGVLLSGGTKRLTTLLGIGFAAIFWNSIVGVFVSVAVSEWRSGRSEVFLNLFLIPFVAVGTWLLLAAFNRLLQFRAPTYEVRLLPGPMAPGDEGEFRWCRREGKGQPLRLSILLIGVKSSSAGDGHEKVAHRETLAEIQQPGDGSLQAIRIKLPVFQADGPGKLIWKIRFSPRMASWLPAVPEDLEIPVSESGRPGFG encoded by the coding sequence ATGGGAAAGCGCAGGAGGGCGGGGAGTTCGGGGTCGGTGGGGTTCGGCATCGTCTGGACGCTCTTCAGCTCGATCTTCCTGGTGGTCGGCTTGCTGTCGGTCTTCAAGAGCCTTTCCTACCTCGCTTGGGACCGGGTGCCCTGTGTGGTCGAGCGGTTCGGGATCCGCGCGGATCCCAAACAAGATCCACCTTATCAAGCGGATCTCCGCTTCCGCTACACATGGGACGGCCGCGAGTATACCTCCGATCGTCTGTGGCCGGACAAGAACGGTAGCGATGCATACGAGGATCTCGGGGAGGTTTTGGAGACGATGCGCACCGGTGCGGGGCGGGACGTCATCCAAGGAGTTTCCTCGGCATGCCGGGTGAATCCGAACAACCCCACCGCAGCTTCGCTACTGGGGGTATCGGGAGGAGCGTGGGGCGGGCTGATCTTCGCCACGGTGGGCGGTTTGTTCGTGCTGATCGGCATCGGCATCATGCGGATGCCAGCGCGATCGGGACCCCAGGTCGCTCCATTGGATGACGGATCATCCCCGGAGCCGGGAATGGGCAGGCTTCCCGGAATCCCCTTCTTCGCGGTCTTCGCCCTCGTGGGACTCGGCATGCTCGGAGGCGTGACCGTGCCCGCCTTGGTGAGGAAGTTCGCGGCCAGGGATTGGGTGGAGGTTCCCGCCCAGGTGATCTGGAACCGGACGGTGGAGCGCGGCAGCGGCGAGGACCGCAGCGTGAAACGGGACTTCTTCTACCGCTATACCTTCTCCGGGCGTGAGTACCGTTCGAACCGCTATGATCTCGGCGGGGCCTTCGGAGGGTTAAATACCAAGTCCACGATCATGAGCAATTTCCTGCAGTCCCATCCGGCAGGTTCTCCGATCGTCTGCCATGTGAATCCCGGTAAGCCGTGGCAGGCGGTGGTGGACCGGGAAATCGTGGGCGGCATCATTCTGGTCCTTTTTCCGATCCCGTTCACCGTCGTGGGCGTGGGTGGATTGTTCGGAATGTGGTGGTGGCCCCGCTACCAGAGGAGGCTGGCGCTCAAGGCTTCCTTCAATCTTCCCGGGAGGGGGTGCCGGACGGAGCAAGGCGTGTTGCTCAGCGGCGGGACGAAGCGTTTGACCACGTTGCTGGGAATCGGATTCGCGGCGATCTTCTGGAACAGCATCGTGGGAGTATTCGTGAGCGTCGCGGTCTCAGAGTGGCGGAGCGGGCGGTCCGAGGTGTTTCTCAATCTCTTCCTCATTCCCTTCGTGGCCGTCGGCACCTGGCTCCTGCTGGCCGCCTTCAACCGGTTGCTTCAGTTCCGTGCTCCCACCTATGAAGTCCGGCTGCTGCCCGGACCGATGGCCCCGGGGGATGAAGGTGAGTTCAGGTGGTGTCGCCGCGAGGGCAAGGGCCAGCCGCTCCGGCTCTCCATCCTGCTCATCGGGGTAAAATCCTCCTCGGCGGGGGACGGCCACGAGAAGGTCGCCCACCGGGAAACCCTCGCCGAGATCCAGCAGCCGGGAGACGGCTCTCTCCAAGCCATCCGGATAAAGCTTCCGGTTTTTCAGGCCGATGGCCCGGGCAAGCTGATCTGGAAGATCCGTTTCTCTCCCCGCATGGCCTCCTGGCTGCCCGCGGTTCCGGAGGATCTGGAGATCCCGGTCAGTGAATCCGGAAGGCCGGGATTCGGCTGA
- a CDS encoding DUF3592 domain-containing protein: MSGVINRSGSKSWGAFAFMGLWFLVSSIFVGLGIWHTWTEFSKFSWTKVPCIIERFEIAADPTHTPAFQPDLAFRYRWEGQEKLGTRLWGAADGRDAYESIAEIRETLRLSAGREVIAGTATECRVNPADPDQAILVRTGDGWIGVLMAGMGALFLAIGVCAFRDTFGKWMQLALVSFFGLIGFGVLGAFVVPGIVRSVQARRWVPVPAEVVWSRVGVSHGRGTTYRVDIFYRYTFEGHAYASNRYGASEGGSSGFSAKQQAVDAHPPGSTFTCLVNPSKPWMAVVEPVTGSLGQLVFFALLSLPFAAIGVAGWRDLWKNRGSQARSEVGSVPPATLVLAPPGRMGGAVGLGILAAMCYGPVFLAGWDAWPFLPFGAFLTWHAARWMLTLNGPRFELRMSPAVLAPGGRASLSWRRTTGRGEVRRLTLRLECTEIRGYGKHKRRRLLHLLPLADIPSPGAESIRPIEFAVPSDARPSEAHDETRVEWKLHILTEAPRRPTAKDEHGIEVKAAGS, from the coding sequence GTGTCAGGGGTGATCAACCGCTCGGGCTCCAAGTCGTGGGGCGCGTTTGCCTTCATGGGGCTGTGGTTCCTCGTGTCGTCGATATTCGTGGGGCTGGGAATCTGGCACACGTGGACGGAGTTTTCGAAGTTCAGCTGGACCAAGGTGCCCTGTATCATCGAGCGCTTCGAAATCGCCGCGGACCCAACCCACACTCCGGCGTTTCAACCGGATCTTGCCTTTCGCTACAGGTGGGAGGGGCAGGAGAAACTCGGCACCCGGCTGTGGGGCGCAGCCGATGGCCGCGATGCATACGAATCGATTGCCGAGATCCGGGAAACGCTGCGCCTGAGCGCGGGCCGCGAGGTGATTGCTGGCACTGCCACCGAATGCCGTGTGAATCCCGCGGACCCGGATCAGGCCATTCTGGTTCGCACCGGTGATGGATGGATTGGCGTGCTGATGGCCGGGATGGGCGCGCTGTTCCTCGCGATCGGCGTGTGCGCGTTCCGGGACACCTTCGGGAAGTGGATGCAGTTGGCCCTGGTGAGCTTCTTCGGGCTGATCGGTTTCGGCGTGCTCGGAGCCTTTGTCGTTCCCGGAATCGTCCGTTCGGTGCAGGCCCGCCGGTGGGTGCCGGTGCCGGCCGAGGTCGTCTGGAGCCGTGTCGGCGTCTCCCATGGCCGCGGCACCACCTACCGCGTGGACATCTTCTACCGTTACACTTTCGAAGGCCACGCCTATGCCTCGAACCGGTATGGGGCCAGCGAAGGCGGCTCCAGCGGCTTCTCCGCCAAACAGCAGGCAGTGGACGCTCATCCTCCGGGCTCGACGTTCACCTGTCTGGTGAACCCATCGAAGCCATGGATGGCGGTGGTGGAGCCTGTCACCGGCTCGCTCGGCCAGTTGGTGTTCTTCGCCTTGTTGTCGCTGCCCTTCGCCGCCATCGGGGTCGCGGGGTGGAGGGACCTCTGGAAGAATCGCGGCAGCCAAGCCCGCTCCGAAGTCGGTTCGGTGCCTCCGGCAACCCTCGTCCTTGCTCCGCCCGGGCGCATGGGGGGGGCGGTGGGCTTGGGCATCCTCGCCGCCATGTGCTATGGGCCCGTCTTCCTCGCAGGTTGGGACGCCTGGCCGTTTCTCCCCTTCGGTGCCTTCCTCACCTGGCATGCGGCCCGGTGGATGCTGACCCTGAATGGCCCCCGCTTCGAGCTGCGGATGAGTCCCGCCGTCCTGGCCCCGGGCGGGCGCGCGAGCCTCTCTTGGCGCCGCACCACTGGGCGGGGCGAGGTGCGCAGGTTGACCTTGCGCCTCGAGTGCACGGAAATCCGCGGCTACGGTAAACACAAGCGCCGCCGCCTCCTGCACCTGCTTCCCCTTGCAGACATTCCATCACCGGGCGCGGAATCCATCCGCCCCATCGAGTTCGCCGTGCCGTCCGACGCCCGGCCGTCCGAGGCCCACGATGAAACCCGCGTCGAATGGAAGCTCCACATTCTAACAGAGGCCCCGCGTCGCCCGACCGCCAAGGACGAGCACGGAATCGAGGTAAAGGCCGCCGGATCATGA
- a CDS encoding DUF3592 domain-containing protein has translation MSPLLSQMAYGFGSVNWGLLFPLFFIGFFVAIGVMLIELGLPERTRAPGAPKAMNPRVAILWLAGGLFATTGSVLVIGGMMPDLYAVFAARDWPEVPARITSIGTVIEGRGKHAHLEIDVRYIYRFEGHDFESDRYELIRGSIFTDGAKKAAVRAHPVGSTVTCLVNPRKPWMAVVERGIGGAVAYWTLCLAISGGGIFLLRFLWKHRKSLERVVR, from the coding sequence TTGAGTCCCCTGCTCTCCCAGATGGCTTACGGGTTCGGGTCGGTGAATTGGGGGCTGCTCTTTCCCTTGTTCTTCATCGGGTTCTTCGTGGCCATCGGCGTGATGCTGATCGAGCTCGGGCTCCCGGAGCGCACGCGCGCACCCGGCGCTCCAAAGGCGATGAACCCGCGGGTGGCCATTCTGTGGCTGGCGGGCGGGCTTTTTGCCACGACCGGCTCGGTGCTGGTGATTGGGGGGATGATGCCGGACCTCTATGCGGTATTCGCCGCCCGTGATTGGCCCGAAGTTCCAGCCCGGATCACCTCCATCGGCACGGTGATCGAGGGGCGGGGAAAACACGCCCATCTGGAAATCGACGTCCGCTATATCTATCGCTTCGAGGGGCACGACTTTGAATCGGATCGGTATGAACTGATCCGCGGCAGTATTTTCACGGACGGAGCCAAGAAGGCTGCCGTGCGGGCGCATCCGGTGGGCTCGACCGTCACCTGCTTGGTGAATCCCCGGAAGCCGTGGATGGCGGTGGTGGAGAGAGGGATCGGCGGTGCAGTGGCGTATTGGACCCTCTGCCTCGCCATCTCCGGCGGTGGTATCTTCTTATTGCGGTTCCTGTGGAAGCATCGGAAGTCGCTGGAGCGAGTTGTTCGTTGA